The window CGGCACCGGCACCGCCGCCGGTCCCACGCCGAGGCGCGCCACGCCATTCGTCAGGCGAAATTTCTTGATCTCAAATTTGATCGGTTTGCCGTCCTTCGCCACCGGCTCCTTCGCGTCCTTGCGGCCGGAGAACTGCTCGATGTTCTTCAGCAGGTCCTTGATGTTGCTCGAGACGATCTTCGTCTCGTAGAGAAATTCCGGACCGTCGATCGTGATTTCCTCGATGATGATGTGGTCGCCGAACAGCGACATCGGCTGGATGTCGACGTGCACCTTGCCGAGCTTGAAGGCATCGCTGTCCGACCAGCCCTTCGGATTGCCGACCGCGAGGCCGTGGAGCGTGCCCGAGCCCGTGAGGGGCGAGATGGAGGCGCTGGCCAACTGCACCTTCGTCTGGGTGAGCCGCGGCCCGAAGGCGTTCACGCCCGCCTTGACGATGGAGCCGAGGAAGAACATCGCGCCGACATAGAGCACGACGACGAGCAGGAGGGCGATCAGCAGGAATTTTTTCATGGCGGTGGAGATTGAACAAATCCCACTCACGCCCCGCCGCAAGCCGCGACGTCGGCCGCTCAGATCGCGTCGGCCCCGGTCGCGTCGACGAGGCGATAGCCGCCGGGGACCGTGCGGATCCAGCGCGGATTGCCGGAATCGTCGCCGATCTTCTGCCGCAGGCGCCAGATGTGCGTGTCGACCGTGCGGGTCGCCGCCGTGGACGAGTAGCCCCAAACCTTCTTCAGCAATTCATCGCGCAGCACCGCGCAGCCGTGGCTGGCCCGCAACTGCTCGATCAACTTGAACTCGATCTGCGTCAGCGCGAGCGGCTGCCCATCCTTTTCCGCGGTGCGGGCGGCCAGGTCGATGCGGACGGAGCCAAGCTGGATCACCTCCTGTTGCTTCGTGCCGCGGGCGCGGCGCAGCACGGCATTCACCCGCGCCAGCAACTCGCGCAACGCGCACGGCTTGCTCACAAAATCGTCCGCACCGCTGCTCAGCGCGCGCACGATATCGTCGGTGCCGTCGGCGCCGGTCAGCATGATGATGCCGCCGCGAAA is drawn from Opitutia bacterium and contains these coding sequences:
- a CDS encoding response regulator transcription factor, whose protein sequence is MNSLLLIDDDAVLRETTAEALRCAGYTVTEAPDGKEGVAAADRIAPDLVLLDIDMPRQNGWRTLQELRDRGFRGGIIMLTGADGTDDIVRALSSGADDFVSKPCALRELLARVNAVLRRARGTKQQEVIQLGSVRIDLAARTAEKDGQPLALTQIEFKLIEQLRASHGCAVLRDELLKKVWGYSSTAATRTVDTHIWRLRQKIGDDSGNPRWIRTVPGGYRLVDATGADAI